The genomic DNA acttacTATCGTTGGTTCGTTCTGAACTATACTAGCATTTGTAATAGTTTTGGAGATATGagcaaaattgtgattttcaacaaattcataCTCGGTAAGAAGAGGTGGAAAAAAGACACTCACACTGCTTGCCAGCACAATTTGTCCATCCTTGGGGTCTAGATCCAGAGTGTCCCATATACATTTCACAAATGTATTGACTTTATCTTCACTAAGTAATTTAAGATAGGGAGCCATGTCACCAAAACAGCAATACTTGTCACCAAATAAGTCAAAGTACTCCTTCAGCATATTCTGTAAACTTTCTGTCCGATGAAAAGACAAAGTATTTGTTACATTTCTCATACAAAgtcatgaattttgaaaaaaattctaagcttagacttttttagctttttggAGGCAGCTTCCATAAGGTCCTCATAAATGAAAGACATAAATAGGACATACTTCTATTTTTGGAAATATTACGCTTCAGGACGAGGGTTATAGTTAGTCAAAACTGTACCGTGATTGGGCAgggtacatgaaaaattagtgAGTTCATGTGGCTATTTGATGAGGTTACAATGCCCAAGGTATATTGCATTGAAAGTGGTACGGTCtggaaaaaataaatactttgGAAATTTGAACCTTATTTTTAACTCTAGCTATTGCAAGCAAGATTTTAGATATATCAACAGCCTTCTCAAAGTGTGAGATAtgctatcatgtattttttaCATGAGGGTCAAAGATCACAGAATACCATTGACTCGACTTCACACAGTTGTCATAAGAGCAAATAAAGGGGACAAACATTCAGTCACACACTTGATATAAAATAGCTTATTCAGCATGCTAGAAGCTATAGGAGATCATGGTGTACCTAATTTTTCAATGTCTGGTAGATTTCTCTCTTTCAGTTGTTTGTGAAGTTCCATTCTTGCCAGGAACGGCCCTCGTTGATGTTTgctttctttctctttctcagCCTTGTAAATATCTTCAATGAACTGTATGACACTGGTTGCCGTATGGTCTGGGGGACCGTGTTCTGTCGGAGTCTCCCCACTGTAAGTGAATGGAATGTGAAAACAAATGACGGCGTAAGCAAACTAAACACTTCCATCCACTGCAGGAAGTATCAGCTGAAGGCAAACTACACAGAAGCACACATACATCAATGGGCACCTATACAAACACACAcccatgcacacacacacacacaaacacacacagagTTAGATTTTAATTTGATCATCATTTTTATTACACTGTACACTAGCATTTACATAGCTGAGTATTTTATCAAGAGACTAAAATTTAATTAAGAGCACCAAAAGTAGAGCTGTTCTTACCTAGTTTCTTGTTCTGGTGGAGTCCAGTTTGCTTCTATGAGGGCAAATGCTGACTTAAAGTAGGCAACATAAAATGTCCATTGATCTGGTCTGAAAAACAGAGGAGGGACATATTATACAATTCATAATTCTAACTTATGTTATTTAGTTGATTATTGTACACCATACTAATGGAGTAACTTGGCTTGTTTATCATTATTGTCACACTGTTatcatattgttttaaatatcgCACCTCAAGAATTTAAAGAGATGAGCATTTCCCAGTTTTTGCTTTCTAGCAAATGTTCCTCtacatattgataacaatgtcaataaACTCCATTTAGTGGACTACAACTACTACAAGGTAAAATGGACACATTTTCAGGAAACTTACTCTTCCAAAAGCAGTTTTCTGTAGGCAGCATTAGTTTCTGGCCACTTTTCCAGTTTAGCATAAAGGCATGCTATACTATACTTGTGGTAATTGTACTCAGATGTAATCTTTTCTGCAATAAAAAAAAGCACATAAATTGTGAGGAAGGGGAGGAGCTAACAATTTGGAATCAAATTCATCCTCTGATCACGAATTACtcatttaacctgttcaccccaattccctgaaaacaggtccacaatcaccattgataacaataggtttggacAAAACCATGGTagtaaaagggttaaacaagagAGTGAATTACACTGTCGTTATAAAACACCTTCTATTTGCacagaaatgtaaatatttttcaaaatatctgttGAACTAATGATTCGCCCTAGTCCCTACAAAAATTCATGTATACTCAGTTGTTTTTAACATTCTCTTTGACAGAGTAAAACAGAAATTCTTTTTATTTGATCCAAGGTCAGAAAGTATGTTGATCTAAAAAATCCATAACGTTTGTAATCATCACATAACTGATTTCTTGCCTCCTAACAGTAAAGTTGGCGATGATCTATGACCCTATTGTTTTTCAGTGGCAAAGTTGGACAAGTACATTGGCTGGGTAATAGGGTGgcaacatttgaaatgaaaagcGTAACACACCCTACCTCCAAGCTTTGATTTCAATACTTTGACTGATTCTTCATAATTCTTCATGAGATCTAGAATCATCAGATACAGCTGTACTTCAGCCTCGGCTTCAATCTTGTCTTCTTTCACATGCTTTTCAACCATCTTGAGTGCAAGCGGAAGGAACATCTTCTTCGACAAATTTTCATCTGGGCTGAAAATCGCCTGcacaaatcataaaaaatttcaaagaattagTTTCTTTTTTTATACAACTGTAATAACCTGGAACAACACTTGGAATTAAAGCAAGTGGTTTTCTCAGTTTAATCTTGAAGACTGATCTCACAGTCAGACTGTTTCTGatgaaaaattttaaatactATGTATTTGTACATAGGGAGTAAgataaattattttagatagGCGTGTTTTGTATTACTCAAAGTTACGATACTGTGGTTTTCTAGTTTGCAGATCTTTTTCAGATAAATTAGCATCACTTGTTGTTAAATTACAATGACTGGCAGTTTCCACTTGTTCACTAAATAATAGCCATGGTACAACTGAGAGAATTAACAAGTATCCATAACCCTGCCAAGTCTAGGACAACAACATGGTGTTCAGAAGTTTGCACTCTGGGACCATCTCCCTGAAAAGTCGGTCAAATTCTGTAATGGCTACATATAACCTGGTCAGGCAAGTTGAGAGACATACACCATGTTTAGGTGGATTTTAAGGAAACTCAAACTACTAAGCTGAGTGGGTGTTCATGGATGCTTGTACGGTATATGAGACATGTCAAGTCAGGGCAAGTAGAATTTGCTTCAATACTGCTTTGTTCTGACTGTGCAGGATGGCAGATGACTTGGCCAGCAAGAAAAGAAATTACATCAGGCTAtcggagaaaaaaaatttacaggCTAGACTGGAACAAGTACCAACTAATGATTCCAGGTTAGATGATATGCTCATCCTTGTCTTGACCATATCTTACCTATTCAATGTACTGGTAGCTGACACTATGAATCAACATCAGACAGCCGGACTACACCACATGAAAGTGGTTACAGAATGAAGCAACTTTCTGATAACAACAAGAGTTTTCTTTTGAGGGATTACTGCAAATTATTCAGTATGATCGTATTTGactaaaaatttatattctgaTAATTTCACATGCTGAATACTCTTTTGAGATAAAGCTATGATGTTGATGTTGTCAGACTCAAGGCACTACATCAAGTACTTTCTTTCTAATACAAAACTAGTAAAAGGAGTTACAAATCACGATGCCAAAGGAAAGCCCTATCTGCATCACAATATTTCTATCAGATGATCATCTTACCTGCATCACAATACTCATGACGGCCCAGAAATAGTATGGGTTCTTTGGATATTGCCTGTACAACGCCATGGCAGCCTGTGACAGAATATGAAAACAGCTAAATTTACTCATGTACCCTCCACTCACTGACACCATTTGCTTTACTGTAGATGTGTAAAACAACACTGGTGAACCACCACTTGTCTTTTTAGAGTTCAAacttaaccttttcaccaccaaaGTTGGGAACAAACTCACTGTTGTCCACGGTGAGGGTAGACCAGTGTGAACAGGTTTATCGTAGAAAACTAAAAGAAGTACCAAAACTTGGTAGTGTTACAGTAGAGAGGCTTATATTGAATACAACATTTTAAATGTTGGCATAAACGTTTTTTGACATTGAACTGCATACAACAAAATGTGCACAAACTGATATGACCTATGACCTAGGGTAAATACCTGTTGTTGTTTCTTGTAGTCAGACATCCGTACGTAACTCATGAAGAGATGTGAGTGAAATTCTTCATTCGCTGGCTGTTTTTTCAATGCAGTCTCAAACAACTTTGTTACCAGATCAGCTGAAAGGAAGAATAGGATAtagattgacaaaaatgacatccCTGCCTAGACAACTTTTATATTAAGGTAGTTtgcacctcgaaattgaaagatttaaacttttgctcttaCTTTCAAAACGGGAACTTTCAACCAAtgcctttcaaaatcaacaataaaagtcAGAGGTCactggtacttgagaaacaactcaatatttcccaacaattgaaattcaaaatggctgccatcttttGTTAaatcttttatgaaaaattaaattttcaattttcacaaaaagaagtCCCTGAAAAGATTTTTTAATCCATGGGCTCcaaaaataagcccccacaagtggtagaccaaaatagTTTTATAAAAGATTGAGAgttaaaatatctgtccctgaggcgcattctaccaactattaatattattgatgtcattttgacCATTATTACTGCAAACATAAGAGAATCATACTTTCTACATTGATACAAATAAACATCAGAAAACAAGAGAGTTTGGATGATGATGTCTCATTTGAAACAGAGCAGCATGAACTGGTTCATATTTCAGAATAACAAAGTTTGgtgacaaaaaataataaacagtacaAACATCCGTCAGAGATTCTGAACAATATCATGTTACCATTTTAATATCTTGCGTTTTACCCTACCATCCAGTAATTCAATCAAAATCTTTGGTTTTTATGCTTGACCTGACTGAGAAAAACATGATGGACTTGCTGATAAGAAACACTGTGTCAAGAAAAATTCTACATTTAAATATCTGGTAAGTGAATTGACAGATACAAATCTGTAAAATGAACAAAGCTATCAAGACCATATGTTTTTGTAGCATGTAATTTTTATGGTGATTTGTATCCTACTTTTGGACAACAAAACTGACTTTCGTGAAGATCTCCAAATACCACTATCACTGCATATACAATATTACTGAAAATGATTTTATAAGAcacaaaaatttacaacataATGGTCGAGAGCTATCTATGGTAACCACTATGCTGTGTAAAATCCCTATTGTAAttcacattgaaaacaaaaacatgtcgGTCAATGAATGCGATGATTTTTGACAAACACAAGACATCACCCACGTTTCTGCATTTCTCGGTAGCATATTGACATTGCCTGGAGTGTAGGGTCATCAATTGGTTCTAGTACTGCCACCTCTTGCAGTGCTGAGAATGACTCATTCTGTTTACCCATTCTGAAGAGAGCCAAGGCTTTCAACACCTGTTagattaaaacaacaacaatgtgAACATGGTGAGTTGATCTGATTAAATTGTTGATTCTTATCAGTTTTTATACACTGGTCAAACATGAGTAATCTATTCATGGTCATACCTACACTGTCTATCAATGACACCAAATACAGGATTTCCAAGTGAtgtaatttcaaaaatgtcTGTGTTTGAGAGAATCTTGAAGTGGGACTGTGTACCATATTTAGCTTAGGAgaaaactttaaccctttcaccatcatggtttggcccagacctattgtcatcaatggtgagtgtggacgaATATACAGGTATCTGGGGGTGAACACAGGTTACAAAATGTTGCAGAAAGGCAGGGACAAGCTGAAATGTACTGGCAGAGATGATGGCCAGAGAGTTTCACAAGATCCTTCGCCCTTTTCTTAGCCAGACAGTATCACATTCCCATCTGCTAACTAAGTCAGTATAAAGTTGAGCTCAGTCAAAATCGTTATCATATAATTTCAGCAACTtagtttggtctgttatagcaacTTTAGTCAGCAAAACTAATGTTCACAGTATGTAGGACATgggttaaaaaaacaaaactcacTCATGAGTTCTGGGTACTGCTGAATAATCTaatctttcaaatctttacatTAAATGTGTAATTTCATAAGACACCTCTCAAAATAGACATTTGTTAGAGTTCCATGCAAGTATGGACCACTATTCATTTTACTAGGAACATGAAATATTGGCTTTTGTGGAAATCTATACCTTTTCGATTTTATAGTGATTTTTCATAATGCCATCCATAGATCGGATCCCAAAATACTTTTTATGATCATCAGAATTCCATCAAAAGATCCTAAAATAGCCTTTTTAAATTTAATCTAGAGTTAAGtttctttaatttaatttagagttaatttagaaaatatttatttctgagCAGCCATGACAGATATTTCAATCAAGGCTCTGCTAAAACATTATCTGATTAATAAATCACAATAACTCAAATGTTCCCAATGCAGTGAAGTCAGAACACAGTTATTCACATTATAAATGTATGTGCAAGCACCTTGCTCAAAAAATTCGAGTTCAAATGTTCGTCTTGACAATTCTCTTTCCACAATTCATTTAAGTGTTTTGAAGGGTGGAGAATGTGAGAAAGATCATTCCAAATAATATAGTTTCTTCCACATCAGTGCAAACATCTTACAATGTTTTCACCcttattcaaaatatcaatgatCTCTGAATGTCTCAAGGGTTACATACAAACGTATACATTTTCCTGATGAAAAATTAAACACAAGACCCTGGCCAGAATATTTAATTTATGTTTGATAAGCTGTGCTATTGACATGCACAGTAAATGCAAATACAGACAGTAGTACAACATAAGGAATGAATCTTCACATGTCAGTTGAAAATGCAAACCAGAAGGCGATCTTTCATATACAATGTATTTCAAATAACACAATATGTTTTCATCTGCTATATGGTCATGTTTTTATGGAAAGGATTGAATTGGTCTCTGCTTGTCTGATGGAACAAGAACACCTTTTCTAGTGATGGATATGACACTTGTCCTGGAAAAAATGTTTACGCTGCTTGCATTGAGCGTTGAGGCTAATGAAAAACAGCTATTTTATGATCTTTCAGTCAACTGTCAAACATTTGGACTTGAGCCATTTCACTGGGCAAATTTATCGCATCATTGAAGTCAAGCGTATTTCCTTTTCATTTCTTCTAGCCATGGTTGGATCCATACTACTTCAACTAATTTACTACTTAAGCATTTAAAGCAATTTAGTGAAAATttcagcattttcaaaaatccaacaGTAGTCCAAATTGCTGCGAtagtaattttggcaaatgTTATCAAGGCAAGCCATGATTACTGTGAGGCACAAATCAAAGTATACAAAGCTATCATACAAAACTGTGCTTGAAACTTCTTTGGTAAGTCTGGAGTAAAAGCTTTGAAGAAATGCAAATGAAGAGAACTGATTACATCCTGCTATAAATCTGTATTCATGAGGACGAAAGTGTTGTATCATGTGTCAAGGTCAACAGAAATAGGTCAGGTCATGAAGTGTCATCCTTGGCAATGTCAGATAAATGCCAGTCTGGGCATGTCACGGTCAACAGCTCTAGCCATGAACAAACGCAAATCACACCCACGCTGACATGTGGATAACACTTGTAACCCAATGTGAATATGAAGTCAATAAATGTCAATATACAAAGTTGTACAGAAACGTCTTATATCGATGTACAAAACATTCCTTGCAAAAATGTACAGGCAGTACAGAGATTTATGGGCAAAAATTTCCCATGTAGTTGACGACCACTGGTAAAAGTATACCCACCTTGGCACAATGGAGGTCTTTCTGTTTCTTGAGAACTTTGTCAGCAAGCTGCACAGCTATTTTGTTGTTTCCATTGTCTAAGTTGTCTGTGAGATTGAGAAAACCAAAGCAGATTCATAAATATAAAATCCTCCTTATGGAAATTATTACAAATCTAAATTATATCTCCTAATTAAATTAGTACATGCCTCATTGTGCAATAAAAATAAGCATTCTGTCATCAGCTTGACGGAACACTTTCAAAACATTCTCTTCTATGACAAAATTTGAACTATGCACCCATCAATTTCAATGCTATTAGAACTTTTGTACAAATGAAAATGCCACATACCAAAGTAACTTCTATTTACAATCAAGGTTACTTAGGTAATGAATGTTACTAGTAAACATGACAGGTTCAAATTTTTAAGAAGTTTTTATATTTACACAAGTGGTGTAAAATCTCATTTAGGTTATCACAGATATTTCTGAACATTAGTTGTtgaatattaaaagttataattaCAGTgtattaatttaatttctttgtagACCAATATTTTTCCTTTGCTTGAATTCTTCATTATTCATTTTATATGAACAAACTCAAATCATGGAAAATTACACATGAAAAGTTGTCTTATCGACTCAAGACAGTGTTCCCTCTCACTAACAGCATTAAAACACTATCAGTAAGCATCAAAATTACCGTAATGGAAATTTCATTGTTAGCCCCGAAACTACTACATGGTATATTTAAAGGTATGggtcaggcgtcagattgtcttgccaggaaatttacttactagattacaatttcaatggaaaacaaaaggctatgacaccttcataatcctcttacagactagaacaaactcgatccctgggaACAAATCCCCTGCCtttaagttttcattttcatttcaatcaaagAGAACTTTTTGAGTTCAGTGGCACTTTAATTTATCTCTGCAGGCACATGATGCTTTAACAGTGGGGTGACCATATGATTGATAATCTGTCAAATCTTATcatttgttgacaaaaaaaataaacaatgaatcatTGAGGTCAACAATATATTTCCACAATAGCAAAAGTCAAATAATTACAATTACGATATTAATCCCTTGGCAAGAAATTGCTATCAGTGTTATTGGTTACACTTTGCAAGACATTAAAACAATTCTGAATAACATTTTAAGGTTTCTATCCTCTTTTTTGTCAGGGTTATACCTTTTCTGATTACCATTGGCCTTAAAACTATTAACACTTACTTGAAACACTTTTCATGTTTGGAAATTGGTATGCTTCCTCTGAGGCATTTAACCTCACAAAGTTGATTTTAGAGTGGAAGTCTTGCTAAAATTCATTGAAGTACACACCTCACACTTTTCTAAATGGACCACTTTTTTGGTAGAGTAGTAAAAATATAACTTGCttatgcaatttttttcaataggtTTACATAACTTAGAAATTTTGAGTGATAGACACATCAGCTACAAGCGCTGTGCCACGAGTCAACAAATCAGACCTTTAAATCAGTGTTAATTTACATcacaattgtcaatttttttgcacaTACACATTTTATATGATTCTCAAAGATTTGCCTTTCAGGACGTTGTTGAAAGCTTTATGGTATGGTTGGTGATTGATAGCTACACAATAAAAGATATTCGTTATATTTACACGTAAGGCACTATCAAAACTTGACTGATGACGTTTGTCAAAACAACCCATGCCGGGGGTTGGCACCGAAGTGTAACTGTGACAGCAAGTAACGGGACTTGGCCTGTGGTGGTAGGACTCGGATGGAAGATGTTGGCcatatgagaaaaaaaaaaaaacgggaaAAATACGGCAATGCATCAGGGAAATCATTATTATTGCATTAAACTTTGACAGACTAAATCACAAAACAGTGAGAGCGATTTGTTGGCCTCGGAACACGTGGtttctttttacattttgaatgtgGTGTAATGTTGGGGAGTTGCACTGCAGTGCGTGCATGCCTAACTCGGGAGGCATGTACATCCTTATCGACATTACTGTATGTTCTCATTCAAATAACATCACTTCTATTCACGTTGCATCATAATTTGCGAAAGTAATAGCAAGAGGGCTTCTTCAATAATCGATACTGTTATCTTTCTTGTGATTTCATCACAGAACTCACCATAAATTGGCCTGAGTCTCCGCTCATTTACGTCCACATGGCCTCGATTCGCCATCTTGCTTGGCTTCCCTGGTCCACGCACTGTACGAGACTATGTGTGACTCGAGACTGGGCTCGAGACTAGTTTCCGAACTTAagctatagagggcgctatagcatgttattgaaattttctgactcgcgttgtgtttcaaattgtggtgCAATCTGAATGATGTTGTACTTACAGAGCGAGATTGAACATAGGCACTTTACATAGTAACTCACTTGAGATCTCGGCCGTGTCAAGTTAAGACTGTACTTCCTCGAAATGGCTAGTCAAAAACTTGCATGGAAAACAGAATCGTTTCTTACACAAAAATGTTCACATTGGCCAAAACTTGGAAAGCATATTTTGGCCCAGTACGATGAGAACACGATTGTTGTATACCAGGCCTTCTGCAAAGAAATAGCAGACTATGCGGTGAAAAATCAGAGGTATTGTGGGAACTACTAATCTGGTCAAAAGAAGAATGAATTTCAGGCGAAATGTGTTCCTGTTTGCTTTATATAATATCTCTCGAGTACGAGGAAGTAATATTCGATGCAACACGAATCGGTACTGTGCTATTTGTTTACCTTCATCTGTAGAGCTCTTTtatatgtattacatgtaattaaAGCCGGGGTCAGACTCAGTGTTATACTACTATTTTGAAGGACAGGCTATTACACTAGTTAGTTCCTTGTCTTTTCTACTTGTACACATATCTGCTTCTTTACACCGTTGCTATATAGGTTTGGAGGATCCCATTTTAGCTTTGACAGAATGTCATGGATTAAAACAAACTTCCTATGGATGATGTACAGATGTGGCTGGGCTGAAAAGAGAAACCAGGAGCGAGTTTTGGCCGTGTGGATTTCAAGAGATGGGTTCAATACAATATTAAAGAATGCTTATACACCTTTGGTATGTTTCCATAGCTGTTTACTTATGTTCTCTAAACTCTCTAATGTTTTGGTGTGTGCAAGAGAGATCTCGACTTTCATTTTTCTCAAGTATATATGCATGTTTTACGCATGTTTAATAGCTTTGCAGAGTTTAACTTAAACATTTAATGTTTAACATTAACCTTAAAAACTCCAAAAATAAATACTAGTATATCAAGAAATGAACATATGTACCATAATATACTGAATGTTGATTGCAAATCCTTGCTTTCCCATTATTTATCAATATTCCTCTTTTCTTGGCATTATGACAGACACAGAAAGCAGCTGGATTGCACGGCAAAGACAGCATTGAAGTCCGTCTGCAGTGGGATCCTGACCATAAACCCAATGGGAATCCAGAGAATAGACGCGCTATACAGCTTGGCTTGAAGAAGGAGGTTAGTGATTGAACTGTGATCTTGGTAAATTGACAAAGTCGTGATATCAGGAAAACGAATTACCCCACAACTAGCATGTACAATCATTCACTAGGCAGGACCAGCAGTAGTGCTGTACCAGCAAATGTACAATGGTTGATCGAGTGTGGAAGGCACAATATTATTTTACACTAGCATGTGCTAGGAACATTTAACTGCAATTGAGGTAATacagtatgtgccttgaaagagGTTTTAAACTTTTCCTCCAAGTTTCTCCAGGAAAAGTTTAAATCATTGCCAGTCGTAATTTTGATCTTGCATTATCATTTTGTCAGGAATATCCTGCAAAGATGTGTGAAAGCAGACTTCCATTCATTGTATTGGACTGTGAAGCC from Ptychodera flava strain L36383 chromosome 12, AS_Pfla_20210202, whole genome shotgun sequence includes the following:
- the LOC139145197 gene encoding uncharacterized protein isoform X1, translating into MASQKLAWKTESFLTQKCSHWPKLGKHILAQYDENTIVVYQAFCKEIADYAVKNQRFGGSHFSFDRMSWIKTNFLWMMYRCGWAEKRNQERVLAVWISRDGFNTILKNAYTPLTQKAAGLHGKDSIEVRLQWDPDHKPNGNPENRRAIQLGLKKEMLRKYATEWVVQIEDITPFVKSEKVKVDSDTLDDLMVAEERVYHVEDQATAKLIEVDHFER
- the LOC139145197 gene encoding uncharacterized protein isoform X2, which translates into the protein MNFRRNVFLFALYNISRVRGSNIRCNTNRFGGSHFSFDRMSWIKTNFLWMMYRCGWAEKRNQERVLAVWISRDGFNTILKNAYTPLTQKAAGLHGKDSIEVRLQWDPDHKPNGNPENRRAIQLGLKKEMLRKYATEWVVQIEDITPFVKSEKVKVDSDTLDDLMVAEERVYHVEDQATAKLIEVDHFER